In bacterium, the sequence TTTACCATTCAACTATTAACCTGTCAAGTGTACTTGTGCTAAATTTTGATTATTAAAATATTGACTTTAACTTTAATTATAGGCCTTGCCTAGCTTTTAACTCCAAATTCTCTAAAAGAAAAACAAAAAATTATTCATTTATAATATTTTTTCAAGTATTCCTTTTTCAAGCATCGCTAATGAGAGCAAGTAATCATTATGGTTAAAAGTTTCTCTTAGTGGTCTTGCTGTTGTTTTCCAACCTAAACCATCGGTAATCCAAACAAATTTAAACTTGTCTTCTAAAACATTAGATAAATCTCTATATTCTCCAGCTGTTGATTTTAATTTTGATCCGCCACCACCATAAAAATTAACTTCCATTAAAACAAGTTCTGTTTCTGTCTTTATAGCATAATCATAACGCCTTGAAGACTTATCAACAGGAACTTCGATTCCATAAGTTTCCTTAATTTTTTTAGCATCAGCTTCTTTTAAATAGCTATAGCCTTTTTTTACGCATAAATCCTGAACAAAGACGCCAACTATATCTTCCATAGAGTGACCGCCTCTATTTTTTCGAGCATTACTATCAAGACCTGCTTCAACACCGATCATGTAATCAACAAGATTTTTAATTCTTTTTTTAATAATTAATTCTCTAAAGCCGGTATTTGTAATAAATTTAAGATATTTTTTCAAATCTTCTTCAGTAGGATTTTTTATACTAAAATCAAAATCTTCATAAGTTAGCATTTTATTTCTAAAATCAACGAGAATCTTGAACTTTTTGCTGTTATCTCCGTTTCTAACAACTAAAGCAGGCAAAATTTTAATTAAGTGCGGATTATGTCGTATAAGACTTATGAATTCCTCGTCAAAATTATCTTTGCCGATAAGGTAATTAAGAGTATTTAACCCTATTTCAATATCTTTAATATTTTCAAATACCTTGTCCCAGTTTACAAAATAAGTCCACAAATTATTAGATGGTTTTAAATTATTCAGAAAATACTGAAAAATTTCATCTTCGTTGCTGCACCCCAATAA encodes:
- a CDS encoding type II restriction endonuclease, which gives rise to MKFLSAYKELLGCSNEDEIFQYFLNNLKPSNNLWTYFVNWDKVFENIKDIEIGLNTLNYLIGKDNFDEEFISLIRHNPHLIKILPALVVRNGDNSKKFKILVDFRNKMLTYEDFDFSIKNPTEEDLKKYLKFITNTGFRELIIKKRIKNLVDYMIGVEAGLDSNARKNRGGHSMEDIVGVFVQDLCVKKGYSYLKEADAKKIKETYGIEVPVDKSSRRYDYAIKTETELVLMEVNFYGGGGSKLKSTAGEYRDLSNVLEDKFKFVWITDGLGWKTTARPLRETFNHNDYLLSLAMLEKGILEKIL